The genomic DNA ATAGCCTGCATGGCTGTCAATATATTGTACAGAACGATATCCGCTGACACGTTCAAACTCGTTTGCCAGTGAATATGCCTCAGAAGGTTCTAATCCTTCATATCCCCAATAAAACTCTTCTCCTTGTGTATGAAAAGCCAATAATCGATGAAAATTCCTTTCTTTAGCCAGCTGAGCCATTGCAATTGCCTCAGGTTCTGTTAAAGGTTCATTACCAGGGAAATCTCTAGCTGATGGTGCTTTCGGTATTTTCCTCTCTTTTTCAATTTCCCATTTGGCCGGAAATTGATTATTAAGATCAACTCCACGAATATTTGCTTTCCAACCTACAAAATCACTACTGCCACCGTTGTATGTTACTAGTTGAGCCCTCTCACTTTCTAACGGACCATGTAAAACCAAATCCACTCCATCTGGATTCACCATAGGTACGATAGATACATCGACACGGTTGTATAGGCTCTGAATATCTATTCCTCTGATTGTTCTCTGATTGGTTAATGCCAACAGAAAGGTATTCACTAACTGCATGAGTATCGGGGTAGTAATCCATTCATTCGCATGAAAAGAAGCATTATAGTGTAATTTTAAATCTCCTTTGCCGAACCGAAGCTCATAAATCGGATTTCCACGAACACTTTGCCCTATGGTACTTGTTGAGACAAAAGGATACATTTCAACAAGTTTTCTAATATCTGTTTCAAGTAGAGCTGAATCATAAAATGTTTGACCATGTATAATTGGTTTAATCATTCGCTTTGGTATATTAACAGTTTCGCCTTTCTCAAAACTGTTTGGATTACGCTTCTGATTGACTAACAATAATGCATCGATGGAAAGATTATAGTGAAGAGCTAGTCTCCAAAAGGCATCATTCTGTCCAATTATTCGATTTTCTAGCTCAAATCCTGGAATCTGTATCGTTTGCCCTTTTTCAAGGATTGTATCATTTGTCATTTTGTTAGCGTCTAGCAGTAAATGCATGGGCAACATAAATAATTGACTAAAATACTCCAATGAGTCACCAGACCGAATCTTAACTTTCAAGACCATCATCTCCTTCCTTTATCGATTCATATGAAGAAGATGAAAAAAGATTCCTAGAAAGAGTAGGGAAATCTAAAACAAAAAGAGCCTACAAAAAGTAGGCTTCTCTTTGATCACTCATTCGTGTCTTTTTTGATATTCCCAGATTTTTCGTAAAAGCGAAGCAAATCTCCATAAACAATTTTATCAGAGTACTCCAGCTCATTTTTCGCTTTTTCCATGTATGGCTCGCAAGCATCAGCAGAATCAGTAGCTTCCCCTGTCGATTTGTCATAACATGTGCCTTTGGTGTAAACATAGTCTTTCGTGATAAAACTTCCATCACGAAGCAGAGTAAACTCTGTATAGTCTTTAGAAAACAGATCCGATCCGAAATCAATATTTTGCTTCGTATCAATTCCAAGTAAGTGAAGGATTGTAGGCTTTAAATCAACCTGTCCTGACACATTGTGAATAACCTTTCCTTCTTGCCCAGGAATGTGGATGATTAAAGGTACTCTTTGAAGCTGCGTACTTTCAAACGGTGTGATTTCTTTACCTAAAAACTCACCCATGGTTTTATTATGATTTTCCGATATTCCATAATGATCACCATATAAGATGATGATTGACTCTTCGTACAATCCATTTTCCTTTAATTCTTCAATAAAAAGCTTTAATGCCTCATCTTGATAACGGACCGTAGGGAAATAATTATTTACTGTTTTATTAGTAGAATCATAAGGTTGAATATACAAATCTTCCTCGCCAAGTTCAAATGGGAAGTGATTGGTTAGAGTAATAAATTTCGAGTAAAACGGTTTTGGCATATTTAATAAATGATCAACTGATTGTTCGAAGAAAGGAATATCCTTAAGCCCCCAACCAATCGAGTTTGTCTCATCTACGTCATAATCGCCCAATGCATAAAATCTTGTATAACCTAATGAATCATACATTAAATCACGATTCCAAAAACTCTTGTTATTGGCATGGAGAGAAGCTGTGTAATAGCCATTTTCATTTAGAATTTCTGGTGTCGCCCGATACTCATTTTCTGAATGAGTAAAGAAGACTGCCCCACGGCTTAAGCCATATAAAGAATTTTCAACGATAAACTCAGAATCTGACGTTTTACCTTGTGCAGTTTGGTGATAGAAGTTATCAAAATAATAACTTTCCTTAATAAATTGATTTAGGAAGGGCGTAATTTCTTGGCCATTGACTTCCTGATTAATAACAAAGCTTTGCGTTGATTCCATTGAGATTAAGATGACATTTTTCCCTTTAGCAATTCCAAACATATCATCACTAGGACGCTTGTAATTCGCTCGAACATAGTTTTCTATATCCACCAATTCACTGCCGTCAGCTAATGCTCTTTGAGCGGAAGATTTAGACTGTAAAAAGGCATCGTAAATGTGGTAATTGTATGTTCCAATATTTTTAACAAGCATTTCTCTATCAAATGTTCGAGTAAGGAGTTGTGGTCTTTCTGCTTCAGCCAAACCTAAATTAAAAAATGCAATGGCAGCGGTAAGTAAATAATACGCACTTATTACTACTTTGTTACGATTTTTTTGTTCTGTTAAGATTGGTCTTCGCAACACAAAAGCAACGATAAGAAAGAAATCAGTGAAATACAAAAGATCCTTCCATTCTAGAAGTTCATTCACACTGCTTCCTAAGTCTGCCATATTACTTGTTTGAAACAAGACCGGTATCGTTAAGAAATCATTAAAGAAACGATAAAAAACAACATTACTAAACAGAACGGCCGACATCAGAAAACTTGTTGTAATTATGAATCGATTTTGGCTTTTTCCCTTTAAAAACAAGCCAATACCAAAGATAAACATAAGGAAACTTAACGGGTTTATAAATAAAATAAACTCTTGTCTCCAGTTCTCAATTTTAATATCAAAGCTAGTTTTATAGACGATATATGTTTTTATCCAAAGCAATACGATTGCAATTGCAATCAAAGGAAACTTTGACCATTTCAACTTGTTCATGCAGCCTGGTACCTCCTGTTTCTTGGTCAATGGTATATTTTGGTATAATCATAGTTAACCAAAAATAATCTTAATACGTTTTTAACAAAAAATCAAACTCATCATAATAATTGTTTTATAGAATGTTAAATTACTGAACTCCATATTACCCTAATAATAGACGTTTGAAACTTAAAATAGTTTCAACTTTGTCCTATTTTTTTAAAATTGACCAAAAATAAAAGGAACCTCCACTAAATTCGTAGAGGCTCCATCCAAATTATTTACTAACATAATCTCTTATTAACCAAGCTGCACCAATAACACCTGCGTCATTTCCAAGTGTTGCAACAGCGATTTTTGTTGATTCCTTTACTCTTGAGAAGGCGTATTTCTCAAAGTTTTGACGAACGCTGTCAAGTAAAATATCTCCCGCTTTTGAAACCCCTCCCCCAAGAACAATTTTCTCTGGGTTAAGTGTGTTTGCAATATTAGCTAATGCTAATCCAAGATGGAAACTTACTTCCTCAATTACTTCTTTTGCAAGTCCATCTCCATTTCTTGCGCTATCAAATATATTTTTGGCTGAGATGGTGCCCTCTTCACGATAAATCGATGCGAGTTCTCCACTTAAATCCTGTGCCTTCTTAAGCTTTTCTTTTCCTATTCGAACGATACCTGTTGCTGAAGCAATGGTCTCCAAGCAACCTGTTTTTCCACAGTTACAAGGTGCTCCACCGACAGGGATGGAAGTAATATGACCAATCTCACCGGCTGCTCCGCTTACACCTTGAACAATATGCCCATTAGCGATCACCCCACCTCCAACACCTGTTCCTAACGTGACAGCAACGATATCCTTCCCACCATTTCCAGCACCCTTCCACATTTCACCTAATGCCGCACAGTTTGCATCATTATCAATGATAGCAGGTAGAGAGGTTTCTACTTCTAATAAATCCTTTAAAGGATAGTTATCATCCCAGCCTAAATTTACAACATTGTAAATAATTCCAGTTGTATAATCTACTGGACCAGGTGCACCCATTCCTATCCCTAAAAGCTTACTTTTAGGCTGATCTAACTCTTCAAGCGCCTGATCAATTGATTTGGCAATGTTTATTGTAATATTTTTCCCCTTATCGCTATTATCTGTTGGAATTTCCCATTTTTTCAGGATTTCACCATATTGATTAATAAAAGCAAGCTTTGTTGTTGTTCCCCCTAAATCTACCCCAACCAACCACTTATCTGTCATATTCGCACCTACTATTCTTTATTTTTTTATTTGTTGAATTTCATGACGTACAATAAATAATGCCGTTTGAAAGTCCTGTTCTTCAATCAACTGAGATTGATATAATTCCTTCAGTTCTTCCTCCATTAATTCTAAATCAGCAAGGCGGTCACCAACATAAATAATAGTCCCAAACTTTTTTAAAAATTGTTGAATATCATATGTATTCTTCATGTATTTACCTCAAGTACTTAATTGTGAAAGCTTGTACAAACGCTTTCATAAAAAGTATAATCGAAAATCACGGTTTACTCAATACTACAAAAAAAATATGCCTTTCTAAAAAGAAAGACATGAATTATCTATCAGGATCTTGAGGATTTAAAATTTCTGGCCTCTTACTTTTTAAAGGAATCGGTGATCGAATAAGAACATCTTTTAATGCTTTTATATCAAAGGGGATGAATGGCCAAAGATATGGGACACCAAAAGATTTCATATTTGAAAGCAACAGGATTAAAAGTACGATCCCCACCACAAACCCGATTGTTTGAAATAGAGCTGTGAAAATCAGTAAGCACAGCCTTACTAATCTTGAGGCTAAGCTCAATTCATAGCTCGGGGTTGCAAACGTTCCAAGCGCAGCAATAGAGAAGTATAAAATGACTTCGTTACTCAATAATCCTACTTCGACAGCAACTTGTCCAATCATCAAGGCTGCTACAAGACCAAGGGCAGTTGCTAATGCTGATGGAGTATGAATAGCTGCCATCCTTAGCACGTCGAGCCCAATCTCAATCAGAAGAAACTGTAGAAAAAGTGGTATTTGTCCCATCTCATTGGGCCCTATAAAGGAAAGAGCATTTGGCAACAATTCTTTATTCGTTGCTAATAAATACCACATTGGCAACAAAAAGATAGAAGACCAAACCGCAATAAAACGTACTAATCTAAGATACGCACCAACTATAGGTTTGTTTCGATACTCCTCTGCATGCTGTAGATGGTGCCAAAAGGTAACCGGGGCAATAATCACACTTGGTGACCCATCTACGATGATACAAACATGTCCCTCATATAAATGTGTAGCCGCTGTATCTGGCCTTTCGGTATATCGAATCACAGGGAAGGGATTCCAATGTCTACCTGACAAGTACTCCTCAATTGTTTTGTCAGCCATCGGTAAGCCATCTGTATCAATTTTTGATAAAGCTTCTTTTAGCTGTTTAACCATATGAGGATCAGCAATATCTTCTATATAACTAATAACGATATCCGTCTTTGATCTTCTTCCGACCTGCATATATTCCATCCGTAGTGTACGATCTCTTACTCTTCTTCGGGTCAGAGCTGTATTAAAAACAAGTGTTTCGACAAAGCCATCTCTTGCTCCTCTAACCACCCTTTCAATATCCGGCTCTTGAGGGCCACGAACTGGGTAGGTTCTGGCGTCAATTAAAATGGCTGTCGGTATCCCATCTACAAGTAGTGCCGTAGGACCTGCTAATACGGTGTCAACTACCTTATCCAAATCGTCTGTAGTTTCCACTTCGACATAAGGAATATACGTTTTTAACAATGCACTCAGTGCATCAGGCTCAAGCTGTTCCTTCTTTAAATCTGCTAATAGTTTCATTAAATAATGCAGGATATCATCTTTAACAAAGCCATCCACAAAATAAAACGCCATTTCTTTCTCTGCGTATTCTACATCTAGTTGAATAACATCAAAGCTTTTATCAACACCAAGAGCATCTCTTAAATAACTTGTGTTGGTATGTAGTTTTGAACTCACCTTATGTTTTGCTGCTTCCATAGCGTTCACCTCGTTCAAATGAAGAGCTTACTCCAAAGATTTCCATGTATACTTCAACATCTTAGACATCCCCCCATAAAAACATACTCTCTCAATTGAAAAAGGTGATGCAAAAACATCACCTTGGGAATCATGTATTATTCTTGTATTTTATTTAAAAAACTTTGATACTCCTCTCTCTCGGGAGCGAGTTCAGCTGCTTTTTGTGCATATGTTAGGGAATCTTCTTTGTTTCCTAATTCATAGGAAACAAGGGAAAGATTATAGAATGCCTCATGAAAATACTGATCAAGGTCTACTGCCCTTTTTAAATGTAGCTCCGCTGAAGCGAGATCGTTTTGTTTGATCTCAACATAAGAAAGCTGAAAAAATAATTCTGCAGAGGAATGATGAGTTTGAATCGCATGAGTCAATAAATGATAGGCTTCATCATAATTCTCGTCCTGAAGATACACTTGAGACAAGACCATCACCGATTGTGCATCTGTAATTTTTTCTGGATTTGCGTAGCCATACCATAACAAACTACCCATTCCTCCTACAGTAAGGAATAATACTAATAGTTGCTGTAACCATTTTTTTTGTTTTGGAAAATGTAAAACGGCCGTAGCTAGAAATCCTCCTACAAGACCACCTAGATGACCAGCGTTATCAATTCCTGGGATCGTAAAACCAAGAGACAGGTTGATGGCAATAACAACCAGAACATTGAAGCCCATTGTCCGAAGGAAGAGGGATCGATAGTTAAGTCCAAAGTATAGAAGAGCTCCAAAGCAACCGAAGATTGCTCCACTTGCACCAGCCGAAAGATTTGTAGTAAATAAAAAACTTGCCACTGATCCGCTAAAACCGGCGAACAAGTATATTAAAAGAAATCTCATACGTCCATATATTTTTTCAATTGTCGGCCCAAGATAGTACAAGGCCAGTGTATTCATAAATAAATGGATAAATCCGATATGAAGTAAGATGGGGGTAAAAAACCTCCACCATTGTCCCTCTAAAATAAGTGGATTGAACTTCGCACCATACTTTATGAGCGTGGCCGTATTCGTGCTTCCACCTTTCCACTCTAGAAAAAGGTAAGCAATAATTTGAAGGGCCATAAAGACATATGTAAAAAGAGGTTTTCCATTTTCAAACATGCTCTTCTCCATTCTTATACGCTCAACAGCTTTTTCTAAAGTAGCATTTTTTAAGTCCTCGATTTCATTTGAAGAGTACTCCTCCTGTTTCTCAAATCGTATCTCCTCACTAAATATATATTCCAATTCAGAGATTTCCTTATGATAAGTATCCCGGGTAATCACCTTTGTTGTGACATTTGTCTTCAGAAACTTACTTTCCGAGAGCAGAAAATCATAGTCATCAACCGGTGGATAGGCTGACACATATAAATTTAATACGTTAGCCTCGCCGCGAACCAATTGACGTCGGATAGCTTCACCATTATTCCCGCTGTTCTCAATATCCCGAGCAAGCCAATTGCTCCAGTCTAAGTCGATCCGTCTAAGTCGAATAATTGGTACTTTTTTGTTTTCTACTCTTTCAAACCACAATTCCTCTTGCGAAGGAGAGGTTCTTAACAGTCGATACTCCTTTTTATGAATAAGAAAATGTGCTAGCTTCCAAAATAAATAATCTTCTAATTTATTCAAGCTTCCCCCTCTTCCCTTTACAAAGATTTACTCACATTATATACGAGATTGATTCTTAATAAAAAAGTTTTGAGTTCAGTTCTGTTACAATGGATAAATGTGCATAAAAAAGACCAAAGTTTACAAAAACTTTGGTCTTTTTCTTAAAAGGCAGGACGTCCTGAGAATACCGTTTTTGTCATTAAATTTCTAACATACGGTACATTCATTAAGGAACTTACAACCATTCTTCTTATCATTGGACTACCGAGTACGATATTAACCAATCGAAAACGATTCTTATAGGCATAATATCCACCAATACCAACTAATACCATAGAAAATAAACGTGACATTTTCATCCCTCCTACCTATAGTTTGAAACGTCAAATTCATTTTTATCCATGACAAATGAAAATCATTTTTCAATCTTCATGACAGGTTCCATTGTCTTTTTTAGCACTTTAACAGAGTGAGCAAACTTTACCTTCTCTGTTTCATCTAGATCCAAATGAACTACTTCTCTAATTCCATTTCTATTTACGACTGCAGGTACGCCTATGTATACATCATTTTGATCGTATTCCCCATCAAGGTAGGCTGAAACAGTAAGAAC from Robertmurraya sp. FSL R5-0851 includes the following:
- a CDS encoding M14 family metallopeptidase → MKVKIRSGDSLEYFSQLFMLPMHLLLDANKMTNDTILEKGQTIQIPGFELENRIIGQNDAFWRLALHYNLSIDALLLVNQKRNPNSFEKGETVNIPKRMIKPIIHGQTFYDSALLETDIRKLVEMYPFVSTSTIGQSVRGNPIYELRFGKGDLKLHYNASFHANEWITTPILMQLVNTFLLALTNQRTIRGIDIQSLYNRVDVSIVPMVNPDGVDLVLHGPLESERAQLVTYNGGSSDFVGWKANIRGVDLNNQFPAKWEIEKERKIPKAPSARDFPGNEPLTEPEAIAMAQLAKERNFHRLLAFHTQGEEFYWGYEGLEPSEAYSLANEFERVSGYRSVQYIDSHAGYKDWFIQEFKQAGFTLELGKGINPLPLSQYKKIYHEMLGIFLAAMYV
- a CDS encoding LTA synthase family protein; this encodes MNKLKWSKFPLIAIAIVLLWIKTYIVYKTSFDIKIENWRQEFILFINPLSFLMFIFGIGLFLKGKSQNRFIITTSFLMSAVLFSNVVFYRFFNDFLTIPVLFQTSNMADLGSSVNELLEWKDLLYFTDFFLIVAFVLRRPILTEQKNRNKVVISAYYLLTAAIAFFNLGLAEAERPQLLTRTFDREMLVKNIGTYNYHIYDAFLQSKSSAQRALADGSELVDIENYVRANYKRPSDDMFGIAKGKNVILISMESTQSFVINQEVNGQEITPFLNQFIKESYYFDNFYHQTAQGKTSDSEFIVENSLYGLSRGAVFFTHSENEYRATPEILNENGYYTASLHANNKSFWNRDLMYDSLGYTRFYALGDYDVDETNSIGWGLKDIPFFEQSVDHLLNMPKPFYSKFITLTNHFPFELGEEDLYIQPYDSTNKTVNNYFPTVRYQDEALKLFIEELKENGLYEESIIILYGDHYGISENHNKTMGEFLGKEITPFESTQLQRVPLIIHIPGQEGKVIHNVSGQVDLKPTILHLLGIDTKQNIDFGSDLFSKDYTEFTLLRDGSFITKDYVYTKGTCYDKSTGEATDSADACEPYMEKAKNELEYSDKIVYGDLLRFYEKSGNIKKDTNE
- a CDS encoding ROK family glucokinase, whose product is MTDKWLVGVDLGGTTTKLAFINQYGEILKKWEIPTDNSDKGKNITINIAKSIDQALEELDQPKSKLLGIGMGAPGPVDYTTGIIYNVVNLGWDDNYPLKDLLEVETSLPAIIDNDANCAALGEMWKGAGNGGKDIVAVTLGTGVGGGVIANGHIVQGVSGAAGEIGHITSIPVGGAPCNCGKTGCLETIASATGIVRIGKEKLKKAQDLSGELASIYREEGTISAKNIFDSARNGDGLAKEVIEEVSFHLGLALANIANTLNPEKIVLGGGVSKAGDILLDSVRQNFEKYAFSRVKESTKIAVATLGNDAGVIGAAWLIRDYVSK
- a CDS encoding YqgQ family protein, which codes for MKNTYDIQQFLKKFGTIIYVGDRLADLELMEEELKELYQSQLIEEQDFQTALFIVRHEIQQIKK
- a CDS encoding spore germination protein; translated protein: MEAAKHKVSSKLHTNTSYLRDALGVDKSFDVIQLDVEYAEKEMAFYFVDGFVKDDILHYLMKLLADLKKEQLEPDALSALLKTYIPYVEVETTDDLDKVVDTVLAGPTALLVDGIPTAILIDARTYPVRGPQEPDIERVVRGARDGFVETLVFNTALTRRRVRDRTLRMEYMQVGRRSKTDIVISYIEDIADPHMVKQLKEALSKIDTDGLPMADKTIEEYLSGRHWNPFPVIRYTERPDTAATHLYEGHVCIIVDGSPSVIIAPVTFWHHLQHAEEYRNKPIVGAYLRLVRFIAVWSSIFLLPMWYLLATNKELLPNALSFIGPNEMGQIPLFLQFLLIEIGLDVLRMAAIHTPSALATALGLVAALMIGQVAVEVGLLSNEVILYFSIAALGTFATPSYELSLASRLVRLCLLIFTALFQTIGFVVGIVLLILLLSNMKSFGVPYLWPFIPFDIKALKDVLIRSPIPLKSKRPEILNPQDPDR
- a CDS encoding rhomboid family intramembrane serine protease is translated as MNKLEDYLFWKLAHFLIHKKEYRLLRTSPSQEELWFERVENKKVPIIRLRRIDLDWSNWLARDIENSGNNGEAIRRQLVRGEANVLNLYVSAYPPVDDYDFLLSESKFLKTNVTTKVITRDTYHKEISELEYIFSEEIRFEKQEEYSSNEIEDLKNATLEKAVERIRMEKSMFENGKPLFTYVFMALQIIAYLFLEWKGGSTNTATLIKYGAKFNPLILEGQWWRFFTPILLHIGFIHLFMNTLALYYLGPTIEKIYGRMRFLLIYLFAGFSGSVASFLFTTNLSAGASGAIFGCFGALLYFGLNYRSLFLRTMGFNVLVVIAINLSLGFTIPGIDNAGHLGGLVGGFLATAVLHFPKQKKWLQQLLVLFLTVGGMGSLLWYGYANPEKITDAQSVMVLSQVYLQDENYDEAYHLLTHAIQTHHSSAELFFQLSYVEIKQNDLASAELHLKRAVDLDQYFHEAFYNLSLVSYELGNKEDSLTYAQKAAELAPEREEYQSFLNKIQE